Proteins co-encoded in one Sporosarcina sp. FSL K6-1522 genomic window:
- a CDS encoding metal-dependent hydrolase, with protein MTGNTHIVGGIAASLAYAQFTNHDPIIMLAAGVVGALLPDICHTGSKIGRKLPLLAKLVNKLFGHRTFTHSLLFLVMMAAILNAFMPFEAVTAGILVGMVSHYLLDMATKNGIKLLFPIKLTVRLPITTKTGSKVETIVFSALTLLSFYFGYEAFRFYL; from the coding sequence ATGACAGGGAACACCCACATCGTAGGCGGTATTGCAGCAAGTCTTGCTTATGCACAATTCACAAATCATGATCCGATTATTATGCTAGCGGCAGGTGTCGTAGGCGCGCTACTTCCGGATATTTGTCACACGGGTAGTAAGATTGGGCGAAAATTGCCGCTGTTAGCGAAATTGGTCAATAAGCTGTTCGGCCACCGAACATTTACACACAGTTTGCTATTTTTAGTGATGATGGCGGCGATACTAAATGCGTTCATGCCATTTGAAGCGGTGACAGCAGGGATATTGGTAGGCATGGTGAGCCACTATCTATTGGATATGGCGACGAAAAATGGTATTAAATTATTGTTTCCAATTAAGCTGACGGTTCGTTTGCCAATTACGACGAAAACAGGAAGCAAAGTGGAGACAATTGTATTCAGCGCATTGACGCTGTTGTCTTTTTATTTTGGGTATGAGGCATTTCGTTTCTATTTATAA
- a CDS encoding YitT family protein encodes MGGQKLGKTIVFEYIQIIFGAALVGLAFNIFLLPSKLAAGGVSGISTILHELFQFNPAYVQWAINLPLLLLGVILVGKEFSLKTLVGTTFVPFVIWLTADMKLGVDNPLLGAIYGGIMLGVGLGIVYRGNGSTGGTALIAQLVKKFTGLSSGFSQLLVDGLVVLTSAFVFNFELALYAMIAIYVTSKVIDFVQLQTSPTKLVLIITDKEEEVQALIKNEINRGLTKIKSIGGYANQEKTMILCVVEQSEAVYLKKLLQTYEPTSFVIFLNASEILGRGFSRAQFDEDEVK; translated from the coding sequence ATGGGTGGACAAAAATTGGGGAAAACAATTGTATTTGAATACATACAAATTATCTTTGGAGCTGCACTAGTCGGTTTGGCATTCAATATCTTTCTATTGCCGTCGAAACTGGCAGCGGGTGGCGTCTCGGGGATTAGTACAATCCTCCATGAACTATTCCAATTCAATCCGGCTTATGTGCAATGGGCTATTAATTTGCCATTATTGCTACTGGGCGTGATTTTGGTCGGCAAGGAATTCAGTTTAAAAACGTTGGTTGGGACAACTTTTGTGCCATTTGTCATTTGGTTGACGGCGGATATGAAGCTTGGCGTTGATAATCCGTTATTAGGTGCAATTTACGGGGGAATTATGCTCGGTGTTGGGCTTGGTATCGTTTACCGTGGGAATGGCTCGACGGGTGGAACGGCTTTGATTGCACAATTGGTGAAGAAATTCACGGGCCTTTCCAGTGGTTTTTCACAATTGCTGGTCGATGGACTTGTTGTTTTGACTTCAGCATTCGTCTTTAACTTTGAGTTGGCACTATACGCGATGATCGCGATTTACGTGACCAGCAAAGTGATTGATTTCGTCCAATTGCAAACATCACCGACTAAACTGGTGCTCATCATTACCGATAAAGAAGAGGAAGTCCAAGCCCTTATTAAAAATGAAATCAACCGTGGCTTGACGAAAATCAAATCGATTGGTGGATATGCCAATCAAGAAAAAACGATGATTTTATGTGTTGTTGAACAATCAGAGGCCGTCTATTTAAAAAAGTTGTTGCAAACATATGAACCGACATCATTTGTCATCTTCCTGAATGCATCTGAAATCCTTGGCCGAGGATTTTCACGGGCACAATTTGATGAGGATGAAGTGAAATAG
- a CDS encoding GNAT family N-acetyltransferase, translating into MAFSVVRVEDLRAIEIARLVQESEAEGYRFLSRLVNDFQDGTNRFNKPGEALFAVQNDDRDVVAIGGVNQSPFANNPQAARLQRFYVLDDVRRQGVGSLLLKEIINHACDTFNEMTVRTESSKADAFYRANGFELDDTASETTHVMKLR; encoded by the coding sequence ATGGCGTTTTCAGTAGTACGGGTTGAGGATTTACGGGCGATTGAAATTGCTCGATTAGTGCAGGAAAGTGAAGCGGAAGGCTACCGTTTTTTATCACGCTTGGTCAATGATTTTCAAGATGGTACAAATCGATTTAACAAGCCGGGGGAAGCGTTGTTTGCTGTTCAAAATGACGATCGTGATGTTGTAGCCATCGGGGGTGTTAATCAATCGCCGTTTGCCAACAATCCGCAAGCTGCCCGCTTACAACGGTTTTATGTATTGGACGATGTGAGGCGGCAAGGAGTTGGTTCACTTTTACTTAAAGAAATTATCAATCATGCGTGCGATACATTCAATGAGATGACGGTACGGACAGAATCTTCGAAGGCAGATGCCTTTTATCGAGCTAATGGATTTGAGTTGGATGATACTGCGTCTGAGACGACGCATGTGATGAAGTTGAGGTAG
- a CDS encoding short-chain dehydrogenase encodes MKRTNHALVIGGTGMLAGVCVDLACEGYSVSVIGRTQLKFKGLQSGSPPNSIFPLITDCDGDAVFREIEKAIKERGPFNLIVSWTQNYSTLERICEMNIGDKPFRLFHIKGSRRYFEDEPIRIPSQCIYRKVFLGFVVEDVGSRWLTHEEIVNGVIKQITIDEAEGIIGQIHPYEARPIY; translated from the coding sequence ATGAAAAGAACTAATCATGCGCTCGTTATCGGGGGGACTGGCATGCTTGCAGGGGTTTGTGTTGATCTTGCATGTGAAGGCTATTCTGTTTCAGTTATTGGGCGTACGCAATTGAAGTTTAAAGGGCTACAATCGGGCAGTCCACCAAATTCTATCTTTCCGCTTATAACCGACTGTGACGGGGATGCGGTGTTTCGTGAAATTGAGAAGGCGATTAAAGAACGCGGTCCGTTTAATCTGATTGTCAGTTGGACACAAAATTACAGCACTCTTGAACGTATTTGCGAAATGAATATAGGAGACAAACCTTTTCGTCTATTTCATATAAAGGGGAGCCGGCGGTATTTCGAAGATGAGCCCATCCGAATTCCAAGTCAGTGTATCTACCGGAAAGTTTTTTTAGGTTTTGTCGTGGAAGACGTTGGTTCACGCTGGCTTACACACGAAGAGATTGTAAATGGCGTCATCAAACAAATAACGATTGATGAGGCGGAAGGAATAATAGGTCAAATTCATCCCTACGAAGCGCGGCCAATTTATTAA
- a CDS encoding GNAT family N-acetyltransferase, with protein MFIRKAKIEDVTAVAKVQVDSWRTTYKGIVPEDYLNSLSYGEREVIWQGAIQENNLYVAEDGLGQIIGFSIGGKERTGKYDAYTGELYAIYILEAYQGKGIGRLLVQSVVDDLQEKKLNSMLIWVLTENPACRFYEALGGKTIDTEEIEIGGKQLSETAYGWADISSCF; from the coding sequence ATGTTCATTCGAAAAGCAAAGATAGAGGATGTTACTGCAGTCGCAAAGGTACAAGTAGACAGTTGGAGAACGACCTATAAAGGAATTGTTCCGGAGGATTATTTGAACAGTCTTTCTTACGGGGAACGGGAGGTCATTTGGCAAGGGGCTATTCAGGAAAATAATCTATATGTAGCGGAAGATGGCCTAGGACAGATTATTGGCTTTTCAATAGGTGGCAAAGAACGAACTGGGAAATATGATGCGTATACAGGGGAATTGTACGCTATTTATATTTTAGAAGCATACCAAGGAAAGGGAATAGGGCGACTACTTGTTCAATCTGTTGTGGATGATTTACAAGAGAAAAAATTGAATTCGATGCTCATATGGGTGCTAACGGAAAATCCAGCTTGTCGTTTTTATGAAGCGTTGGGGGGGAAAACGATTGACACGGAGGAAATCGAAATTGGGGGTAAGCAGTTGAGTGAAACTGCGTATGGTTGGGCCGATATTTCTTCGTGCTTTTAA
- a CDS encoding nucleotidyltransferase family protein, translating to MQIRNKDDILAFIQEDKWMMDILASVKLLNLPDWWVCAGFVRSKIWDVLHDFDEKTPLPDIDVIYYDQAIVEEKEEKRLEEQLKDLMPTIPWSVKNQARMHIENGIPPYTSAEDAIAKFPETATALGVKLDEGNHVILTAPHGVQDIVNLVVRPTPYFFESEERMLIYAERVRKKNWQSIWGQVDVIGWDVNRI from the coding sequence ATGCAAATTCGAAATAAGGATGATATTCTTGCTTTTATTCAGGAAGACAAGTGGATGATGGATATATTGGCAAGTGTAAAATTGCTAAATTTACCGGATTGGTGGGTTTGTGCTGGATTTGTTCGTTCTAAAATTTGGGACGTGCTGCATGATTTTGATGAGAAGACACCACTGCCAGATATTGACGTAATTTATTACGATCAAGCAATAGTCGAAGAAAAGGAAGAGAAGAGACTCGAAGAGCAGTTGAAGGATTTAATGCCTACAATCCCTTGGTCAGTGAAAAATCAGGCAAGGATGCATATTGAGAATGGCATCCCCCCTTATACTTCAGCTGAAGATGCTATCGCAAAATTTCCAGAAACGGCGACCGCTTTAGGTGTCAAGCTAGATGAAGGGAATCATGTCATCTTGACTGCGCCTCATGGAGTACAAGATATTGTGAATTTAGTCGTCAGGCCGACGCCTTATTTTTTTGAATCAGAGGAAAGGATGCTGATTTACGCAGAGAGAGTTCGGAAAAAGAATTGGCAATCCATATGGGGACAGGTTGATGTTATAGGTTGGGATGTTAATCGGATTTAA
- a CDS encoding SIMPL domain-containing protein (The SIMPL domain is named for its presence in mouse protein SIMPL (signalling molecule that associates with mouse pelle-like kinase). Bacterial member BP26, from Brucella, was shown to assemble into a channel-like structure, while YggE from E. coli has been associated with resistance to oxidative stress.) has protein sequence MYYPYIQQLTPPKRRVMTVTGISSLSLAPDTVQIRLEVSTENTELQKAQQENAQAMNQVIESLLQLGIVREDIQTASYTVFPQYDFVEGKQLLRGYEVTNAINVTMKAIDQVGNVIDVAVQNGANRISNVQFTVEHEQLHYQQALSLALKDALAKAQTMAKTMQLPLDPTPINIVEEYKSEPVVAAPRMFAAAANNSTPIEQGQIMIRATVNVQFQY, from the coding sequence ATGTATTATCCTTATATCCAACAACTGACACCCCCGAAACGTCGGGTGATGACGGTTACAGGGATTAGTAGCTTATCACTTGCACCAGACACCGTTCAAATTCGCTTGGAGGTCAGTACCGAAAATACAGAGCTACAGAAAGCGCAACAGGAAAATGCGCAAGCGATGAATCAAGTGATTGAATCGCTCTTACAATTGGGGATTGTTAGGGAGGATATCCAAACCGCTTCTTATACCGTTTTTCCGCAATACGACTTTGTTGAAGGTAAGCAACTACTGCGGGGCTATGAGGTGACCAATGCGATTAACGTAACGATGAAGGCGATTGACCAAGTCGGAAATGTGATAGATGTTGCTGTTCAAAATGGTGCAAACAGAATTTCGAATGTACAGTTTACAGTGGAACATGAACAATTGCATTACCAACAAGCATTGAGTCTCGCGCTAAAAGACGCATTAGCGAAGGCGCAAACGATGGCTAAGACGATGCAACTTCCGCTTGATCCGACGCCGATTAACATTGTTGAAGAGTATAAGAGTGAGCCTGTTGTTGCAGCACCGCGTATGTTCGCAGCAGCTGCAAACAACTCAACGCCGATTGAACAAGGACAGATTATGATTCGTGCAACAGTAAATGTACAATTTCAATATTGA
- the metA gene encoding homoserine O-succinyltransferase: MPINIPKKLPAGELLKEEKIFVMDEERATSQDIRPMNIIILNLMPEKERTELQLLRLLGNTPLQVDVTFMNMATHESKNVSKSHLDQFYTTFEQIKHRRFDGMIITGAPIEHLEFEDVNYWEEMTCIMDWTKDNVTSVMHICWGAQAALYHHYGIGKFELPKKCSGVFTHRLSDPTINLSRGFNDEFRAPHSRYTSVSIEDIEKDPRLYVLAKSEDAGAFIILSKDNKHIMITGHLEYDATTLAEEYARDLKKGIDIDVPANYFPNDDPSQEPLNTWRSHTHLLFSNWLNYYVYQETPYVWE, from the coding sequence ATGCCAATTAACATACCTAAAAAATTGCCAGCGGGGGAATTACTGAAAGAGGAAAAAATCTTCGTTATGGATGAGGAACGTGCGACATCTCAAGACATTCGTCCGATGAATATTATCATTTTGAATTTGATGCCGGAAAAAGAACGGACAGAGTTGCAGCTTTTACGTTTGCTAGGCAATACACCGTTACAAGTGGATGTGACGTTTATGAATATGGCAACACATGAATCGAAAAACGTGAGTAAATCACACTTAGACCAATTTTACACGACCTTTGAGCAGATCAAACACCGTCGTTTTGACGGCATGATTATTACAGGTGCTCCAATCGAACATTTGGAATTTGAAGATGTGAATTATTGGGAAGAGATGACGTGTATTATGGATTGGACGAAAGACAATGTCACATCCGTTATGCATATTTGTTGGGGTGCGCAGGCGGCATTATACCATCACTACGGCATCGGAAAATTTGAGTTGCCGAAAAAATGCTCAGGTGTCTTTACGCATCGTTTATCGGACCCAACCATTAATCTGTCACGTGGTTTTAATGATGAATTTAGAGCACCTCATTCGCGCTATACATCGGTTTCTATTGAAGATATTGAAAAAGATCCTCGCTTGTATGTGCTTGCAAAGTCAGAGGACGCAGGGGCATTTATTATCTTATCAAAGGATAATAAACATATTATGATTACAGGTCATTTAGAATACGATGCGACGACATTGGCGGAAGAGTATGCTCGCGACTTGAAAAAAGGCATAGACATCGATGTACCAGCAAATTATTTCCCGAACGATGATCCGTCTCAAGAGCCGTTGAACACATGGCGTTCACATACGCATCTATTATTTTCTAACTGGCTCAATTACTATGTGTACCAAGAAACACCATATGTTTGGGAATAA
- a CDS encoding PepSY domain-containing protein, whose product MTNQHRHSESEYWANHWQNPRYRRISIEQAMAIAVGRVPGQVVKAELDYEDGMLVYEVDVRTADGRKYEVRVDANTGAILKVKLD is encoded by the coding sequence GTGACGAATCAGCATCGACATAGCGAGAGCGAGTACTGGGCAAATCATTGGCAGAATCCACGATATCGGAGAATTTCAATCGAACAGGCGATGGCGATCGCAGTTGGAAGAGTGCCAGGCCAAGTCGTGAAGGCGGAGTTGGATTATGAAGATGGAATGTTAGTGTATGAAGTAGACGTTCGGACGGCTGATGGTCGGAAGTATGAAGTGCGAGTAGATGCGAATACAGGCGCGATTCTAAAAGTAAAACTTGATTGA
- a CDS encoding DUF421 domain-containing protein, which produces MGTDELLEIHFWETLFRTTMAFLVLLILARVMGKKQISQLTFFHYVTGITIGSIAAEIAAQYETAFVDGIIAMIWWAVLTLLMSYIALKSKRARVLLDDQPTIVVYEGKLVEKAMKKSRLHLNDLNMMLREQSIFSIKEVYYAILETNGNLSVLKKADQEPATKKDVNAPAPEPKYMPSEIISDGKIVKKNLTELNLTEEWVYDQLKKQGIGQVKQVYYAEIQTDGSLHIDVQPEKE; this is translated from the coding sequence ATGGGTACGGATGAATTACTGGAGATTCATTTCTGGGAAACATTATTTAGAACGACAATGGCATTTCTTGTTTTATTGATTCTTGCAAGGGTGATGGGGAAAAAGCAAATCTCACAGTTAACATTTTTCCATTACGTAACAGGAATTACAATCGGTTCGATTGCAGCAGAAATCGCAGCCCAGTATGAAACCGCATTTGTAGATGGAATTATCGCAATGATTTGGTGGGCGGTGCTGACGTTATTGATGAGCTATATAGCACTTAAATCTAAGAGGGCTCGTGTACTTTTAGATGATCAGCCAACAATTGTGGTATATGAAGGGAAATTAGTAGAGAAGGCTATGAAGAAATCACGACTTCATTTGAATGACTTGAATATGATGTTGCGGGAACAAAGTATTTTTTCGATTAAAGAAGTGTATTATGCCATATTGGAAACGAACGGAAATTTGAGTGTTTTGAAGAAAGCGGATCAAGAGCCAGCGACAAAGAAAGATGTCAATGCTCCAGCACCTGAGCCTAAGTATATGCCCTCTGAAATCATTTCGGATGGGAAAATCGTGAAAAAGAATTTGACTGAACTAAATTTGACCGAAGAGTGGGTTTACGACCAACTGAAAAAACAAGGCATTGGTCAAGTTAAACAGGTGTATTACGCAGAAATACAGACGGATGGCAGTCTTCATATTGATGTGCAGCCTGAGAAGGAATAG
- a CDS encoding malic enzyme-like NAD(P)-binding protein, whose protein sequence is MTRGYNTSLEMHGIHKGKMETISKVPLDNRVDLSLAYSPGVAEPCLEIAKNPSAVYEYTIKGNLVAVVTDGTAVLGLGDIGPEAALPVMEGKALLLKRYANVDSFPICLNTTDVDEIVQTIKNISPTFGAINLEDISAPRCFEIEQRLREECDIPVFHDDQHGTAIVVGAGLLNALKVVNKSMKSVKIAVNGAGAAGIAIVKHLRNLGFEQIVICDSKGIIYKGRPNGMNATKHEIAEITNPHGLTGSLQDAMTGADIFIGVSVANLLTKELIDCMNANPIVFGLANPNPELAPNKAEEYGVRIIATGRSDHPNQVNNVLAFPGIFRGALDVRASEINESMKLAATYAIASLIDEADLRDDYIIPDPFDERVVKVVAHAVAEAAIESGVSEIKECVVQ, encoded by the coding sequence ATGACAAGAGGGTATAACACTTCTTTAGAGATGCATGGGATTCACAAGGGGAAAATGGAAACCATCTCTAAAGTTCCGCTCGATAACAGAGTGGATCTTAGTTTAGCTTATTCTCCGGGAGTAGCTGAGCCATGTTTAGAAATCGCCAAAAACCCCTCTGCCGTATACGAGTATACCATCAAGGGGAATTTAGTAGCAGTTGTAACCGATGGGACCGCTGTATTGGGTCTAGGGGACATCGGTCCTGAAGCAGCTCTTCCAGTAATGGAAGGGAAAGCACTGTTATTAAAAAGATATGCCAACGTCGATTCGTTTCCAATCTGTTTGAACACAACTGATGTCGACGAGATCGTCCAAACGATTAAAAATATTAGCCCAACATTTGGTGCTATTAATTTGGAGGATATTTCAGCTCCACGTTGCTTTGAAATTGAACAAAGACTGCGTGAAGAATGTGACATTCCCGTCTTTCATGACGACCAGCATGGAACTGCAATCGTTGTCGGTGCTGGTTTGTTAAATGCATTAAAAGTCGTCAATAAAAGCATGAAATCCGTGAAGATTGCAGTCAATGGCGCTGGGGCCGCTGGGATTGCAATCGTCAAACATCTTCGGAATCTTGGCTTTGAGCAAATCGTTATCTGTGATTCTAAGGGGATCATTTATAAAGGGCGACCAAACGGCATGAATGCAACAAAGCATGAAATCGCCGAAATCACAAACCCTCACGGTTTAACTGGCTCATTACAAGATGCCATGACAGGTGCGGATATCTTTATTGGTGTATCTGTTGCGAATCTATTAACAAAAGAGCTCATCGATTGTATGAATGCTAATCCAATTGTCTTTGGGCTTGCGAATCCAAATCCAGAGCTTGCACCTAACAAAGCTGAAGAATATGGCGTTCGTATCATTGCAACAGGACGCTCAGACCATCCAAACCAAGTAAACAACGTCCTTGCGTTCCCTGGTATTTTCCGAGGGGCTCTCGATGTTCGTGCAAGTGAAATCAACGAAAGCATGAAGTTGGCAGCAACATACGCCATCGCCTCTTTAATCGATGAGGCTGACCTAAGGGATGATTATATCATTCCAGATCCTTTCGATGAGCGCGTTGTTAAAGTCGTTGCACACGCTGTAGCTGAAGCCGCAATTGAATCAGGTGTATCAGAAATTAAGGAATGCGTAGTCCAGTAA
- a CDS encoding TetR family transcriptional regulator: MNKKEAIVHAAIAVFREQGIEKTKISDIVKAAGIAQGTFYLYFPSKLSLMPAIAEVMVEKTMAIVQESVQEDATFSVKLEQLVDAIFLVTQEYHEIQALIYSGLASTEHLKEWEMVYAPFYKWISERLQEAKDAAVIRQSIHVDRTAKLIIGLVESAAEQIYLYDSEQEDQARIQKQELNDFLKHALGIQC; this comes from the coding sequence ATGAATAAAAAAGAAGCGATTGTGCATGCAGCGATTGCCGTTTTTCGCGAACAAGGAATTGAAAAAACGAAGATTTCGGATATTGTCAAAGCAGCAGGCATTGCACAAGGTACCTTTTATTTGTATTTTCCATCTAAACTGTCATTGATGCCCGCAATTGCGGAAGTGATGGTAGAAAAGACGATGGCGATTGTACAGGAGTCTGTACAAGAGGATGCAACATTTTCTGTGAAACTTGAACAGCTTGTGGATGCTATTTTTCTTGTCACACAGGAATATCACGAAATTCAAGCGCTTATTTACTCGGGTCTTGCTTCAACGGAACATTTAAAAGAATGGGAAATGGTGTATGCCCCTTTTTATAAATGGATTAGCGAACGTTTACAAGAAGCGAAGGATGCCGCAGTTATCCGACAATCGATTCATGTAGATCGTACTGCGAAGCTCATTATTGGCTTAGTTGAATCAGCTGCTGAACAAATTTATCTTTACGATTCGGAGCAAGAGGATCAGGCGCGCATTCAAAAGCAAGAGCTGAATGACTTTTTAAAACATGCACTCGGCATTCAATGCTGA
- a CDS encoding multidrug efflux SMR transporter, whose protein sequence is MSKSWFYVAMTSFFELVWIFGFNVASEWWHWIFIVAFIFIDFHYLTKACENLPTGTVYAIFAGIGTVGTALMDVFFFGQSLSAGKIFFIVILVVGVIGLKIADEKEENNATKGIA, encoded by the coding sequence ATGAGCAAGTCGTGGTTTTATGTCGCGATGACAAGTTTTTTTGAATTGGTGTGGATTTTTGGTTTTAACGTGGCGAGTGAGTGGTGGCATTGGATTTTTATCGTTGCTTTTATATTTATTGATTTTCATTACTTAACGAAAGCGTGTGAAAATCTACCAACAGGTACCGTTTATGCTATTTTTGCGGGAATCGGAACGGTAGGTACCGCTTTGATGGATGTATTCTTTTTTGGTCAAAGTCTGAGCGCGGGAAAAATTTTCTTCATCGTGATCCTAGTAGTTGGCGTAATCGGGTTGAAAATAGCGGATGAAAAAGAAGAGAATAATGCGACGAAAGGAATTGCGTAA
- a CDS encoding SMR family transporter → MGWLFVFLAAVSEILGVVGLKKFSQKKTIGSGLLYAGGFGGAFAFLYMSFKYLQVSTAYAVWIGIGTAGAVLINMIFFGESKSVGRIASVALIVVGVIGLKTLS, encoded by the coding sequence ATGGGTTGGTTATTTGTATTCTTGGCGGCAGTCAGTGAAATCTTGGGCGTTGTTGGGCTGAAAAAATTTAGTCAGAAAAAAACAATCGGTAGCGGTCTTTTATATGCGGGCGGATTTGGTGGCGCTTTTGCATTTTTGTATATGTCCTTTAAGTATTTACAAGTGAGTACTGCATATGCGGTGTGGATTGGTATCGGGACGGCTGGGGCGGTTCTGATCAATATGATTTTCTTTGGAGAATCAAAAAGCGTGGGACGTATAGCCAGTGTGGCATTGATTGTTGTCGGTGTCATCGGTTTGAAAACATTGTCTTAA
- a CDS encoding HAD-IB family hydrolase, translating to MRVAIFDFDGTLYANETFQLLMDHLKNHPVHHPKYKRFYRAILRPYISHKMKLMPEAKMKERSMQIYLDALDTLSKEQLDSYFEELADPVRQGFNVDVVARLKQHVADDVHIMLVSGAYTPLLYAVTKELGFHTIIGTDVPLNGQHIDRQTPVYHVHGKRKNEKIKEALAGKDIDWQNSYAYGDSFSDIPVLELVGNPVAVRPEPRLQAFAQERQWAIL from the coding sequence ATGCGTGTTGCAATATTCGATTTCGACGGAACATTATATGCAAACGAGACATTTCAACTGCTAATGGACCATTTAAAAAACCATCCCGTCCACCATCCAAAATACAAACGATTTTACAGAGCGATCCTTCGGCCTTATATTAGTCACAAAATGAAACTGATGCCTGAAGCTAAAATGAAAGAACGTTCCATGCAAATTTACTTAGATGCACTCGATACATTATCCAAAGAACAACTCGATAGCTATTTCGAGGAATTGGCCGACCCGGTGCGACAAGGCTTTAACGTAGATGTCGTTGCCCGTTTGAAACAGCATGTTGCTGACGATGTTCACATTATGCTCGTTTCTGGCGCTTATACACCTCTCTTATATGCCGTCACAAAAGAATTAGGTTTCCATACAATTATCGGTACAGACGTCCCATTAAACGGACAACACATCGATCGACAAACACCTGTTTACCACGTCCACGGCAAACGAAAAAATGAAAAAATTAAAGAAGCACTTGCTGGCAAAGACATCGACTGGCAAAATAGTTATGCCTATGGAGACAGCTTTTCAGACATTCCAGTCCTTGAACTCGTCGGAAACCCTGTCGCTGTACGACCTGAACCACGATTACAGGCGTTTGCGCAAGAACGTCAATGGGCTATCTTATAA
- a CDS encoding RluA family pseudouridine synthase: MQKNRKSPVSKKAGTSVYTVKEPMELLPFLLENMKKNSRNSVKSILTRGQVSVDGKMVKQHNHPLQPGQSVSIMQNQAAIKENTLTGVSILHEDEDIIVINKDAGLLSMASKNEAEMTAYRQITDYVKNDNPRNRIFIVHRLDRDTSGVMLFAKSEEVKEALQANWNEVVKERTYTALVEGVVRKKEGTISSWLKESKTFKVYSNPTDNGGQHAITHYKKIQSNKLFTLLEVQLETGRKNQIRVHMEDIGHPIVGDKRYGATGNPIKRLGLHATRLALLHPRSGELVRYQADVPKAFSAKVK, translated from the coding sequence ATGCAAAAAAATCGTAAAAGCCCAGTAAGTAAAAAAGCGGGTACATCCGTTTATACAGTGAAAGAACCAATGGAGTTACTGCCTTTTTTATTGGAAAATATGAAGAAAAATAGCCGGAATTCGGTGAAATCCATTCTGACACGTGGACAAGTGTCTGTAGACGGCAAGATGGTTAAACAGCATAATCATCCGCTTCAACCTGGTCAAAGCGTTAGCATCATGCAAAATCAAGCAGCCATAAAAGAAAATACACTAACAGGCGTCAGCATTTTGCATGAAGATGAAGACATCATTGTCATTAACAAAGATGCAGGGCTACTATCTATGGCTTCGAAAAACGAAGCGGAAATGACTGCGTATCGACAAATTACCGATTATGTTAAAAATGATAACCCACGCAATCGCATTTTTATCGTTCATCGACTGGACAGAGATACGTCAGGTGTTATGCTATTTGCCAAAAGTGAAGAAGTGAAAGAAGCATTGCAGGCGAATTGGAATGAAGTCGTCAAGGAACGCACATATACGGCACTCGTTGAAGGCGTGGTAAGAAAAAAAGAAGGGACCATTTCTTCGTGGCTAAAGGAAAGCAAAACCTTTAAAGTCTATTCCAACCCGACGGATAATGGTGGTCAGCATGCGATTACCCATTACAAGAAAATCCAATCGAACAAACTGTTTACATTGCTAGAGGTTCAACTCGAGACAGGACGTAAAAATCAAATCCGTGTTCATATGGAAGACATTGGCCATCCAATTGTTGGCGATAAAAGATACGGAGCGACTGGAAATCCCATTAAGCGACTTGGGCTTCATGCAACTCGATTAGCATTGCTACACCCACGTAGTGGCGAACTCGTTCGTTATCAAGCGGACGTGCCGAAGGCGTTTTCTGCGAAAGTGAAATAA